A genomic stretch from Mus pahari chromosome 6, PAHARI_EIJ_v1.1, whole genome shotgun sequence includes:
- the Mrpl50 gene encoding 39S ribosomal protein L50, mitochondrial: MAALVVCGFARRGWLWKLPLATRREFWSRSRKEKEPVVAETVEEVKKEPVLVCPPLRSRAYTPPSDLQSRLESHIKEVLGSSLPNNWQDISLDDGHMKFRLLAYLADDLGHAVPNSRLHQMCRVRDVLDFYNVPVQDKSKFDELVASNLPPNLKISWSY, from the exons ATGGCGGCGCTGGTTGTGTGCGGGTTTGCCAGAAGAGGCTGGCTGTGGAAGCTCCCCTTGGCTACACGTAGAGAATTTTGGTCTCGATCCAG gaaggagaaggagccagtGGTGGCTGAGACAGTGGAAGAAGTGAAAAAAGAACCTGTTTTGGTGTGTCCGCCCTTACGAAGTCGAGCGTACACACCACCCAGTGATCTCCAGAGTCGCTTGGAATCTCATATTAAAGAAGTTCTTGGTTCATCTCTTCCTAATAATTGGCAAGATATCTCCCTGGATGATGGACATATGAAGTTCAGACTCTTAGCATACTTAGCTGATGACTTAGGCCATGCGGTACCTAACTCCAGGCTTCACCAAATGTGCAGGGTCAGAGATGTTCTTGATTTCTATAATGTTCCTGTTCAAGACAAATCTAAATTTGATGAACTCGTTGCTAGTAATTTACCTCCCAATTTGAAAATCAGTTGGAGTTACTGA
- the Znf189 gene encoding zinc finger protein 189, whose protein sequence is MASPSPLMEPKEEWGYLDPAPRSLYKDVMMDSYGKLVSLDVLSRNKDEEPTVKKELEKDIEPQGVIVTRIKSEIDQDPMGSETFELVGRLDKQRGIFLWEIPRDSLTEEQKLFRGHTNVQKRPNSEEKCHKCEECGKRFVRKAHFIQHQRVHTGEKPFQCNECGKSFSRSSFVIEHQRIHTGERPYECNYCEKTFSVSSTLIRHQRIHTGERPYQCNQCKQSFSQRRSLVKHQRIHTGEKPHKCSDCGKAFSWKSHLIEHQRTHTGEKPYHCTKCKKSFSRNSLLVEHQRIHTGERPHKCGECGKAFRLSTYLIQHQKIHTGEKPFLCIECGKSFSRSSFLIEHQRIHTGERPYQCQECGKSFSQLCNLTRHQRIHTGDKPHKCEECGKAFSRSSGLIQHQRIHIREKTSPFSETKESFDPNCSLVIQQDIYPKEKSYKCDDCGKTFSVSAHLVQHQRIHTGEKPYLCTVCGKSFSRSSFLIEHQRIHTGERPYLCRQCGKSFSQLCNLIRHQGVHTGSKPHKCEECGKAFSRNSGLIQHQRIHTGEKPYRCGKCDKSFSQQRSLVNHQKIHVEVKTQEIYECDACGEAFTCQVSLIQHQKLHIMWMQ, encoded by the exons ATGGCATCCCCAAGCCCATTGATGGAGCCAAAG GAGGAGTGGGGTTATCTGGATCCAGCTCCAAGAAGCCTGTATAAAGATGTCATGATGGACAGCTACGGAAAGCTGGTCTCGCTGG aTGTTTTAAGCAGAAATAAAGATGAAGAGCCAACTGTGAAAAAGGAACTTGAGAAAGACATCGAACCACAGGGTGTAATAGTTACAAGAATCAAAAGCGAAATTGATCAAGATCCTATGGGTAGCGAAACCTTTGAACTTGTTGGTAGGTTAGATAAACAAAGAGGGATCTTTTTATGGGAAATACCACGTGACTCTCTGACAGAGGAACAGAAACTATTTAGAGGACACACTAATGTTCAAAAGAGACCAAACTCAGAAGAGAAATGTCATAAATGTGAAGAATGTGGAAAACGTTTTGTCCGCAAGGCCCATTTCATTCAGCATCAAAGGGTCCACACTGGTGAGAAACCTTTTCAATGCAATGAGTGTGGGAAAAGCTTCAGTAGAAGTTCCTTTGTTATTGAACATCAGAGAATTCACACTGGGGAACGACCCTATGAGTGTAATTACTGTGAGAAAACCTTTAGTGTGAGCTCTACCCTTATTAGACACCAGAGAATCCACACTGGAGAAAGGCCTTACCAGTGTAATCAGTGTAAACAGAGCTTCAGCCAGAGAAGGAGTCTTGTGAAACACCAAAGAATTCACACTGGTGAGAAACCCCATAAATGCAGTgactgtgggaaagccttcagttGGAAATCCCACCTTATTGAGCATCAGAGAACACACACTGGTGAGAAACCCTATCACTGTACCAAATGCAAGAAAAGTTTTAGTCGAAACTCACTGCTGGTTGAACACCAGAGGATTCATACCGGAGAAAGACCTCATAAGTGTGGTGAATGTGGGAAAGCGTTTAGATTAAGTACATACCTTATACAACACCAAAAAATACACACTGGTGAGAAGCCTTTTCTTTGTATTGAATGTGGAAAGAGTTTCAGTCGGAGCTCGTTCCTTATTGAACATCAGAGGATCCATACTGGTGAACGTCCTTATCAGTGCCAAGAGTGTGGGAAAAGTTTCAGTCAGCTTTGCAACCTTACTCGTCATCAGAGAATTCACACGGGGGACAAACCCCACAAGTGTGAGGAGTGTGGCAAAGCCTTCAGTAGAAGCTCAGGTCTCATTCAGCACCAGAGAATACACATCAGGGAAAAGACTTCTCCATTCAGTGAAACTAAGGAAAGTTTTGATCCAAACTGCAGTCTGGTTATACAGCAGGATATCTACCCTAAGGAGAAATCATACAAATGTGATGACTGTGGGAAAACGTTTAGTGTCAGTGCTCATCTTGTACAGCATCAGAGGATCCACACTGGTGAGAAGCCCTACCTGTGTACTGTCTGTGGGAAAAGCTTCAGTCGGAGCTCCTTTCTTATCGAGCATCAGAGAATCCACACTGGGGAGAGACCCTATCTGTGCAGACAGTGTGGCAAAAGTTTTAGTCAACTTTGTAATCTCATCCGCCATCAGGGCGTTCACACTGGTAGTAAGCCCCACAAGTGTGAGGAGTGTGGCAAAGCCTTCAGTAGGAACTCAGGTCTCATTCAGCACCAGAGAatacacacaggagagaagccttatAGGTGTGGAAAATGTGACAAAAGTTTTAGTCAACAGCGCAGCCTTGTCAACCATCAGAAGATCCATGTGGAGGTGAAAACCCAGGAAATTTATGAATGTGATGCTTGTGGTGAAGCCTTTACTTGTCAGGTTTCTCTAATTCAGCATCAAAAGTTGCATATTATGTGGATGCAGTAA
- the Aldob gene encoding fructose-bisphosphate aldolase B codes for MAHRFPALTPEQKKELSEIAQRIVANGKGILAADESVGTMGNRLQRIKVENTEENRRQFRELLFSVDNSISQSIGGVILFHETLYQKDSQGNLFRNVLKQKGIVVGIKLDQGGAPLAGTNKETTIQGLDGLSERCAQYKKDGVDFGKWRAVLRISDQCPSSLAIQENANALARYASICQQNGLVPIVEPEVLPDGDHDLEHCQYVSEKVLAAVYKALNDHHVYLEGTLLKPNMVTAGHACTKKYTPEQVAMATVTALHRTVPAAVPGICFLSGGMSEEDATLNLNAINRCPLPRPWKLSFSYGRALQASALAAWGGKAANKKATQEAFMKRAVANCQAAQGQYVHTGSSGAAATQSLFTASYTY; via the exons ATGGCTCACCGGTTTCCAGCCCTAACCCCAGAGCAGAAGAAGGAGCTCTCTGAAATTGCCCAGCGCATTGTTGCCAATGGGAAGGGCATCCTGGCTGCAGATGAATCTGTGG GCACCATGGGAAACCGCCTGCAAAGGATAAAGGTGGAGAACACCGAAGAGAACCGAAGGCAGTTCCGTGAACTCCTCTTTAGTGTGGACAATTCCATCAGCCAGAGCATCGGCGGAGTGATCCTTTTCCACGAGACCCTCTACCagaaggacagccagggaaatcTGTTCAGAAACGTTCTCAAGCAGAAGGGGATTGTGGTGGGCATCAAG TTGGACCAAGGAGGTGCTCCGCTTGCAGGAACAAACAAAGAGACTACCATTCAAG GGCTTGATGGCCTCTCTGAACGCTGTGCTCAGTACAAGAAAGATGGAGTTGACTTTGGGAAGTGGCGTGCTGTGTTGAGGATCTCTGACCAGTGTCCTTCCAGCCTTGCTATCCAAGAAAATGCCAATGCTCTGGCTCGCTATGCCAGCATCTGTCAGCAG aatGGGCTGGTCCCTATTGTTGAGCCAGAGGTGCTTCCTGATGGAGACCATGACCTGGAGCATTGCCAGTATGTTTCTGAGAAG GTCCTGGCTGCTGTCTACAAGGCTCTCAATGACCATCACGTTTACCTAGAAGGTACCCTGCTAAAGCCAAACATGGTGACTGCTGGACATGCCTGCACCAAGAAGTATACACCAGAGCAAGTGGCTATGGCCACTGTCACAGCTCTCCACAGAACTGTTCCTGCAGCTGTTCCTG GTATCTGCTTTTTGTCTGGAGGCATGAGTGAGGAGGATGCTACACTTAACCTCAATGCTATCAACCGCTGCCCTCTACCAAGGCCCTGGAAACTAAGCTTTTCATATGGAAGAGCCCTCCAGGCCAGTGCATTGGCTGCCTGGGGTGGTAAGGCCGCAAACAAGAAGGCAACCCAGGAAGCTTTCATGAAGCGGGCCGTG GCTAACTGTCAGGCGGCCCAAGGACAGTACGTTCACACAGGCTCTTCAGGTGCTGCTGCCACCCAGTCGCTCTTCACAGCCTCTTACACCTATTAG